GATCGTGATGGGACTCGCGAGCGGTTGATTAGCGGTCGAGCAGCACCGCCACACCCGGAAGCTCCTTGCCCTCAAGGAACTCTAGGCTCGCTCCTCCACCCGTGCTGACGTGGGAGACCTTGTCGGCGTACCCAAATGCCTCGATGGCGGCCGCTGAGTCGCCTCCGCCCACGATCGTTACCCCTTTGCAAGACGCCATGCCTTTGGCGACCGACCGTGTTCCTTCGGCAAAGGGTTCGAGTTCGAATACCCCCATGGGGCCGTTCCACAGAACCGTTGCGGCATCGGAAGCCAGGTCGGCGAAGGCCCGCGCGCTTTCAGGGCCGAGGTCGAGTCCGAACTGGTCCGGGGGAATCGAGTCGGCGGAAACGACGGTAGCGGGCGCCTCGGCTGTGATTTCGGGGGCGACAACGACGTCCGTTGGAAGGACGAGACGGTCGCCGGCTCGCTGAATCACCCCTTTTGCGAACTCGAGATTCGCCTCGTCGAGCAGCGAGCGTCCGATCTCGTACCCCTTTGCCTTGAGAAACGTGAAAGCCATCCCACCTCCGAGGAGGAGTTGATCGACCTTGCCGAGGAGCGACTCGATGACGAGGATTTTGTCGCTCACTTTCGCGCCCCCCAGAATCGCCACAAAAGGCCTGCTGGGGCTTTCGAGCATGGCCCCCAAGAACTCGATCTCTTTCTCCATGAGGAAGCCGGCGACGGCGGGAAGGTAGCGCGCGATCCCCTCGGTCGAGGCGTGCGCCCGGTGAGCCGTGCCGAACGCATCGTTCACGTAAACCTCCGCCAGTCCTGCCAGCGACTTTGCGAATGTGGGGTCGTTCGCCTCCTCTTCCGGGTGAAACCGAAGGTTCTCGAGCAGTACGATCTCGCCAGGCCGGAGGGCGGAGGCCGCACTTTCGACCTGATTTCCCACACAGTCCGGCAGCAGTTCGACGGGCCGCTCCAGCAGTTCGGAGAGCCTTTTTGCGATAGGGCCGAGCGAGTACTTCGGGTTCGGAGCGCCCTTAGGCCGACCGAAGTGGCTCGCCGCAATCACCGAGGCTCCTGACTCAAGCAGGTATCGAATCGTGGGGAGCGCGGAACGGATTCGGCGGTCGTCCGTGATTTCGCCGTCCTCAAGGGGAACGTTGAAATCACAGCGCACAAACACCCTCTTGCCCGTAACCTCGACGTCCCGGACGGTCTTTTTTTGAAACGGCATGTCAGCTTCAATTGTACCGGGATGACCTGCGCGAAGCAGCTTTCCGAAGGGAACGGCCTTGGAGTGGACGAAAGTACGGCCCGCCTTAGCGAAGCCGGGAGCGGGGTCGAGGGGGCAAAGAACCTGTTCATTTTGAGAAAAACAGTGCTATATTGGAATTGGAGAGTAGGCTCTCTGGAGAGGTACCCATTCATGAACCATCGAAAATCCCGAGCATTTACGCTCATCGAACTTCTGGTAGTCATCGCTATCATCGCCATTCTCGCGGCCATCCTGTTCCCTGTGTTTGCGCAGGCGAAGGAGCAGGCCAAGAAGACCACGTCGATCTCGAACATGAAGCAACTGCTGCTGGCGGCGATCATGTACATGACCGACGCTGACGA
The genomic region above belongs to Candidatus Nitrosymbiomonas proteolyticus and contains:
- a CDS encoding phosphoglycerate kinase; amino-acid sequence: MPFQKKTVRDVEVTGKRVFVRCDFNVPLEDGEITDDRRIRSALPTIRYLLESGASVIAASHFGRPKGAPNPKYSLGPIAKRLSELLERPVELLPDCVGNQVESAASALRPGEIVLLENLRFHPEEEANDPTFAKSLAGLAEVYVNDAFGTAHRAHASTEGIARYLPAVAGFLMEKEIEFLGAMLESPSRPFVAILGGAKVSDKILVIESLLGKVDQLLLGGGMAFTFLKAKGYEIGRSLLDEANLEFAKGVIQRAGDRLVLPTDVVVAPEITAEAPATVVSADSIPPDQFGLDLGPESARAFADLASDAATVLWNGPMGVFELEPFAEGTRSVAKGMASCKGVTIVGGGDSAAAIEAFGYADKVSHVSTGGGASLEFLEGKELPGVAVLLDR